Proteins encoded in a region of the Diabrotica undecimpunctata isolate CICGRU chromosome 10, icDiaUnde3, whole genome shotgun sequence genome:
- the Argk1 gene encoding arginine kinase 1 isoform X2: MVDAAVLDKLESGFAKIKESNSKSLLKKHLTQEIFDSLKTKKTPTFGSTLLDVIQSGLENHDSGVGIYAPDAESYTVFADIFDPIIEDYHGGFKKTDKHPPKNWGDVSVFGDLDPTGEFVVSTRVRCGRSMEGYPFNPCLTEEQYKEMEQKVSSTLSGLEGELKGTFYPLTGMSKDVQQKLIDDHFLFKEGDRFLQAANACRFWPSGRGIYHNENKTFLVWCNEEDHLRLISMQMGGNLGEVYRRLVTAVNDIEKRIPFSHNDRLGFLTFCPTNLGTTVRASVHIKVPKLAANMAKLEEIAAKYNLQVRGTRGEHTEAEGGVYDISNKRRMGLTEYDAVKEMYDGIQELIKIEKEL; encoded by the exons ATGGTTGACGCTGCCGTTTTGGACAAACTTGAAAGCGGATTCGCCAAGATTAAAGAATCCAACTCCAAATCCCTCTTAAAGAAACACCTTACCCAAGAAATCTTCGACAGCCTCAAGACCAAGAAAACCCCCACTTTCGGTTCCACACTTCTGGATGTTATCCAATCCG GCTTAGAAAACCATGACTCCGGAGTAGGTATCTACGCCCCAGATGCTGAATCCTACACCGTCTTTGCTGACATCTTCGATCCCATCATTGAAGACTACCATGGTGGATTCAAAAAAACCGACAAGCACCCTCCCAAGAACTGGGGTGACGTTAGCGTATTTGGCGACTTAGACCCCACCGGTGAATTTGTTGTGTCCACCCGTGTCAGATGCGGACGTTCCATGGAAGGATACCCATTCAACCCAtgcttgaccgaagaacaatacAAAGAAATGGAACAAAAAGTTTCCAGCACTCTCTCTGGCCTTGAAg GTGAACTTAAAGGAACATTCTACCCATTGACTGGCATGAGCAAAGACGTCCAGCAAAAGTTGATCGACGACCATTTCTTGTTCAAGGAAGGTGACCGTTTCTTGCAAGCTGCTAACGCCTGCAGATTCTGGCCCTCTGGTCGTGGAATCTACCACAACGAAAACAAAACCTTCTTAGTATGGTGCAACGAAGAAGATCATCTTCGCCTCATCTCTATGCAAATGGGTGGTAACTTAGGAGAAGTCTACAGACGTCTAGTTACCGCTGTCAATGACATTGAGAAAAGAATTCCATTCTCTCACAATGACAGGCTTGGTTTCCTTACTTTCTGCCCAACTAACTTGGGCACCACTGTTCGTGCTTCTGTTCACATTAAG GTTCCTAAATTAGCTGCCAACATGGCTAAATTGGAAGAGATTGCTGCAAAATACAATCTCCAAGTCCGTGGTACTCGTGGTGAGCACACAGAAGCTGAAGGAGGAGTCTATGACATTTCCAACAAGAGACGTATGGGATTGACCGAATATGACGCCGTTAAAGAAATGTACGATGGTATCCAAGAACTCATCAAGATCGAGAAAGAGTTGTAA
- the LOC140451846 gene encoding solute carrier family 41 member 1-like gives MEKPINNLHLKRRKQRSFKTHKMPEDEDMDEEDVILDTCVLLNSGQISKTDVSIEQKEPVWVTAVQMFVPFIVAGFGMVAASLLLDKVQHWPVYKDVSEVYILVPALLGLKGNLEMTLASRLSTHANLGHLDTHHQKIALIGGNLALILCQAIVVGFLASVAAVIFGWVLSGDINVKHALLLCASSIVTAFGASFILGLVMVVVIIVSRHFHINPDNVATPIAASLGDLTTLACLSWLASVFYHTMDTHPYLTSSSIVMGLLMVPLWAWLASKNEFVNKVLFSGWSPVVTAMIISSVGGLILDFTVSQFKGVAVFQLVINGVGGNLVAVQASRISTELHSIAQPGYLPEHMQVCLSPCSAFCDKKETSHAGTAQMLMLMVIPGHLIFSYTISYLEAGHTSFTFIFMTIYLAAALLQVFLLLYIAQIMTLNMWKLGIDPDNSAIPYLTAIGDLLGTMLLALAFHLLFIIGDRDSDVGD, from the coding sequence GATGAAGAGGATGTGATATTAGATACCTGCGTTTTACTTAATAGTGGACAGATCTCAAAGACTGATGTCAGTATTGAACAAAAGGAGCCAGTATGGGTGACAGCTGTACAAATGTTCGTCCCATTCATTGTGGCTGGGTTTGGAATGGTTGCGGCGAGTTTGTTATTAGATAAAGTACAGCATTGGCCAGTATATAAAGATGTTAGCGAGGTGTATATCTTAGTACCTGCACTTCTGGGTCTCAAAGGAAACTTAGAAATGACTTTAGCGTCTCGACTATCAACACATGCTAATTTGGGGCATCTCGATACGCATCATCAAAAAATAGCTTTGATAGGAGGAAATCTTGCCTTAATATTGTGCCAAGCCATTGTAGTTGGATTTTTAGCCTCAGTAGCAGCGGTGATATTCGGTTGGGTTCTAAGTGGAGACATCAATGTAAAACATGCCCTTTTGTTATGTGCCAGCAGTATCGTCACTGCTTTTGGGGCCAGTTTTATATTAGGGTTGGTAATGGTTGTTGTAATTATTGTTTCTAGGCATTTTCACATTAATCCTGACAATGTCGCTACTCCTATAGCAGCAAGTTTAGGAGACTTAACAACTTTAGCGTGTTTGTCATGGTTAGCTTCAGTTTTTTACCATACTATGGATACACATCCGTACTTAACATCAAGCTCTATTGTGATGGGGCTACTAATGGTGCCTCTTTGGGCTTGGTTAGCCAGTAAaaatgaatttgtaaataaaGTCCTCTTCAGTGGTTGGAGTCCCGTCGTAACAGCTATGATAATTAGTAGCGTGGGTGgacttattttggattttacaGTATCTCAATTTAAAGGAGTAGCTGTATTCCAGCTTGTTATAAATGGAGTTGGAGGGAATCTGGTTGCAGTGCAAGCCAGTAGGATATCTACTGAGCTGCACAGTATTGCACAACCAGGGTACTTACCAGAACATATGCAAGTATGCTTAAGCCCGTGTTCGGCTTTTTGTGATAAAAAAGAAACAAGCCATGCGGGTACCGCACAAATGTTAATGCTGATGGTGATACCTGGGCACCTTATTTTTTCTTATACTATAAGTTATCTCGAAGCAGGTCATACttcatttacatttatttttatgacAATTTACTTAGCCGCTGCTCTATTGCAAGTGTTTTTGTTGTTATACATTGCCCAAATTATGACTCTTAACATGTGGAAATTAGGAATTGATCCTGATAACTCCGCTATACCTTATTTAACGGCCATAGGAGACTTACTAGGAACAATGCTCCTGGCACTAGCTTTTCACCTTCTCTTCATTATTGGCGATAGAGATAGTGATGTTGGTGATTAA
- the Argk1 gene encoding arginine kinase 1 isoform X1: MGGCASKENKKEIQDDSGKATMVDAAVLDKLESGFAKIKESNSKSLLKKHLTQEIFDSLKTKKTPTFGSTLLDVIQSGLENHDSGVGIYAPDAESYTVFADIFDPIIEDYHGGFKKTDKHPPKNWGDVSVFGDLDPTGEFVVSTRVRCGRSMEGYPFNPCLTEEQYKEMEQKVSSTLSGLEGELKGTFYPLTGMSKDVQQKLIDDHFLFKEGDRFLQAANACRFWPSGRGIYHNENKTFLVWCNEEDHLRLISMQMGGNLGEVYRRLVTAVNDIEKRIPFSHNDRLGFLTFCPTNLGTTVRASVHIKVPKLAANMAKLEEIAAKYNLQVRGTRGEHTEAEGGVYDISNKRRMGLTEYDAVKEMYDGIQELIKIEKEL, translated from the exons ATGGGTGGTTGTGCATCTAaggaaaataaaaaggaaatacagGACGACTCTGG aAAAGCCACCATGGTTGACGCTGCCGTTTTGGACAAACTTGAAAGCGGATTCGCCAAGATTAAAGAATCCAACTCCAAATCCCTCTTAAAGAAACACCTTACCCAAGAAATCTTCGACAGCCTCAAGACCAAGAAAACCCCCACTTTCGGTTCCACACTTCTGGATGTTATCCAATCCG GCTTAGAAAACCATGACTCCGGAGTAGGTATCTACGCCCCAGATGCTGAATCCTACACCGTCTTTGCTGACATCTTCGATCCCATCATTGAAGACTACCATGGTGGATTCAAAAAAACCGACAAGCACCCTCCCAAGAACTGGGGTGACGTTAGCGTATTTGGCGACTTAGACCCCACCGGTGAATTTGTTGTGTCCACCCGTGTCAGATGCGGACGTTCCATGGAAGGATACCCATTCAACCCAtgcttgaccgaagaacaatacAAAGAAATGGAACAAAAAGTTTCCAGCACTCTCTCTGGCCTTGAAg GTGAACTTAAAGGAACATTCTACCCATTGACTGGCATGAGCAAAGACGTCCAGCAAAAGTTGATCGACGACCATTTCTTGTTCAAGGAAGGTGACCGTTTCTTGCAAGCTGCTAACGCCTGCAGATTCTGGCCCTCTGGTCGTGGAATCTACCACAACGAAAACAAAACCTTCTTAGTATGGTGCAACGAAGAAGATCATCTTCGCCTCATCTCTATGCAAATGGGTGGTAACTTAGGAGAAGTCTACAGACGTCTAGTTACCGCTGTCAATGACATTGAGAAAAGAATTCCATTCTCTCACAATGACAGGCTTGGTTTCCTTACTTTCTGCCCAACTAACTTGGGCACCACTGTTCGTGCTTCTGTTCACATTAAG GTTCCTAAATTAGCTGCCAACATGGCTAAATTGGAAGAGATTGCTGCAAAATACAATCTCCAAGTCCGTGGTACTCGTGGTGAGCACACAGAAGCTGAAGGAGGAGTCTATGACATTTCCAACAAGAGACGTATGGGATTGACCGAATATGACGCCGTTAAAGAAATGTACGATGGTATCCAAGAACTCATCAAGATCGAGAAAGAGTTGTAA